CTAATCCTCTTACATCCTCAACCTGCTTACATTTCAATAACATCATCCGTTCCCCTCCAGGGTCTGAGGCACCGGGGATCTCAGAGGAGCGGGAGCTCAACACAGAGACCACCGGCTCCCCCATCATCTTCAACCCGCACACCGCCCTCTCCATCGAGAAGCAGCGACAGAAACTCCCCGTTTTCAAGGTTTTACCCCCCAATCCTCCTCCCAAACATCCCACACTTGGGTGATTTTAGTAAAGTAGTTTAtgactgatgtttgatgtgtgtttgaactgttttgtatttttcctccCTATCCAGCACAGAAACAACATCTTGTACTTGTTGGAAAGCTACCAGACTGTCGTCATAGTTGGTGAAACCGGGTGCGGGAAGACAACACAGATACCTCAGGTTAGTGGcatcattaaaaacagtttaaaatgaatgattagATTCAGCCTTCTCtgtaaaggacaaaaaaaaacacaccctcAAAGTCACACATGCACCAAATCTAACAGCTAAAAAGGCACACAGCATTGCGGCAGTGGACTGATACCCTTCATGAGGCTTAACTCCCATAGTGGTCTTTACACGACCTTGTCTTGATGCTTATTATTAGCCTCTTTCAGCAAGGTTTGGACCACATCAGCCAGGGCTTAATTTATGCAGACTCTGCTGTTCTGCAACATCAATGTCTCTACCTCCTTTGTGCTCTTCTCTTATTTATGTCCAccttctcttttcatctctctgctctcagtACCTGCTGGAGGCTGGCTGGGCAGCAGAGGGGAAGGTGATTGGAGTGACACAGCCTCGCCGCGTGGCCGCTATCTCTGTAAGAGCTCTGCTGATGTCCCGCTATTTCACCGCGCCAATGTCATCTTGCTTCAAGATAAAGCTGTTAATTTTGAAGGACATGCCCGGCCTCAAATGCTGTAATTTTCCCCCTCTTTACCCCTGATGCTAGGTAGCCAACCGTGTCGCAGAGGAGCGGGGGGCCCTGCTAGGACATGAGGTGGGCTACACCATCAGATTTGATGACTGCTCTGATCCCCACGCTACGAGGATCAAGGTATTCTCCCGCCACATGCGTGCAGTATTCATGACGAGCTTTCCTGTGTTTGACTCCTTTCTGTGCTCATCTGTGCCTGTGTGCTTCAGTTTCTTACAGATGGCATGTTGGTGCGAGAGATGATGGCGGATCCTCTTTTGAAAAAATACAGGTACTTAAACTGCAAAAATTGGCCTCTATTGCTGAAACGTGTTGGGTGTCTCTCTTTGTAACTCTAATGTTCTGTATTGTCATCCTCAGTGTGTTGATGCTAGATGAAGCACATGAGAGAACCTTGTATACAGACATAGCCATCGGTCTACTAAAGAAGGTAATGCCAGCGCAATCTTTCACTGGGACAAATTATAGGATAgattcacaacttttcaagttTGTCCTAAAACAATTGTCAAGTGCTCaagtgaacattgaaacaggtttttctcgttgtaatcattcctcctgttcataatgaccattagaagatctcctcCAAAGGCGTTTATGATGGAAGTGATGagggaaaatatatttaaaagtttatggccagtatgaacaggaggaatgattgcagcaagaaaaacatgtgtctgtGTTCGTTAGGGCACCTGACTATCATTTTAGGACAGACTTCAGATTTAACTTCAATTCTATAATCATCCTAGAAAGTTGTGACTTGTTTTCCATTCCTATGCtgactctccctctctgttccCACTGTTACGTGTTCCCCGTCTCCTTTCTGTAGATTCAGAAGAAACGGCGAGACCTGCGGCTGATCGTGGCCTCTGCCACTCTGGATGCCAAGGTGACTGCATCATTAAGATGAACAGATATGCTTGAGTAGTgagaaacaaggggaaacaaaGACGGGTAGAGGGAAAAGTTGATGTCAGGTCAGATCACATTGTACCGACATCTGCAATACAGcgatgaaagaaagaaggaaagacaCAATCAGGCCACGGCTCCGCTCAGCGTTAAGCAAGTCAGCTGAAATGCCATATCGGGCATCTACTTTCTgtttaaaaagtcttttatCGACACATGCAAATTATTTAGGCGTACCACAGTAATACACTGCacactttttaaatgtcaggtTGAGGGCAACAAGAGTATTTCATTACTTTACTGGAAAATACCAGCTGATAAAAAGATATTAACTTCCACTGCAAATGTTCACTTTATTTACCAGTAAATGTTACTTTTCACGATGACTTTGCAAGAAGCTGTGTGATCTGTTTTTATATAGTAAATGTATGCTCATTACTAATTATAATATCACTATCATCTGAAGAAATTCCATGAGTTCTTCAACCTGAACGAGTCCGGGGATCCAAACAAGGACACGTGTGGGATTCTGACAGTGGAGGGACGCACGTTTCCAGTGGACGTCTTCTACACTGTCAGGTAGTCAAACGACATGATCCAGTCTGAGGAAATGGTGCGTAATTTGCTTTTTAACTCAGAAGTATCTCTGGTTTGTTCTCAGTCCTGTCCCAGACTACGTGAAGGCCACAGTGGAGACAGTGTTGAAGATACATGAGACGGAAGATGACGGAGATGTCCTGGCTTTTCTGACAGGGCAGGTTGGtggacatatttttaaaattactcAACCTTTATTTGTTGGCTTGGCCTGTATATAAATGCAACAGCATCGCATGTGTTCGTTTTATGACTATATTGTAGCAAAGTCGAGCTTTTTTGTCTTAATCGTCTTCTAATTGTTGTAACCTGTAAATGTCCCCCTGTTAGGAAGAGGTGGAGAAGGTGGTGTCCCTTCTGCAGGAACAGGCCAGGTCTCTGTCACGATACGGCATGAAGAAACACCTGCGAATTTTGCCGATGTATTCTGGACTACCGTACGCTGAGCAGATGAAGGTTTTTGAGCGGACGCCCTCCTCTGTTCGCAAGGTCAATATTctgcctttgtgtttgtgtattcatAGAGGAGAAATTTTATCTTATTTACATTTCTATGATTTGGTATATATTCCAAAATCCCTGTGGGGAATATGAGTGGAATTTGAAAGCAATATCAAAAATGAAGGGAGGGGATACTGATAGTCTTGTTTTGAGTATCGTTCCTCACTAGGATCaatatcaaaaaacaaatgGATCCGTCTCATGTTAGATGTGTTTTAACATGCATGTAATTAATTGAGAATagtgaaaacaagaaaaataaattggTAATTCATTCAGCTGTAATTAAAACGTAGCTAGAAGTAGCCTAACAATGAGGAAGTCACTTTGTAAATCATGACACACGTATTGATAGAGGTGATTCTGGCCCTTGTATCACTTTGTATAAAATCAGAAGCCAATTTTGTTGTAGCGTTGCTGCTAGTGGATCTATTTTAATGGCTGGAACAAACCATGacacagtatttatttttgtctttttttttttttttgaaaagccCACTTATATTTCATATGGTAATTTTTGGACTATATAACCAAATGCTTAAGATGCTAATTTATAGCTtgcaaaataaagcaaaatcaTGGCTTCCATTTATCCATTTATTACCTCTGTTGCAGGCCAGTCAAAGATTTAGTGAAAAACAGGGAAGTGAAGGCACCGTTCTTACAGAGATTTTCCAGagtgaacacacaacacaaacagtgCAGGTGTTGACAGTAGCTGGGAAAACAGTTTAAAAGGCCTTTttcatagcagacattttgtcagagtaggaaaagcacagctctaaatatcaaaatgaatgatgactgaattccatttagctgctccGGTGTCAGGGTCCTGGCATTGTGCACGTTGGCTCTCTGTCACTATGATaagtcaaactgtctgctgtgaaaaaaggccTATTTACCAAGAACTTGACTTATTCCTGTCTAATGTTTCTTCCAGGTGGTGGTGGCCACTAACATAGCTGAGACATCCATCACCATAAATGGAGTTGTATTTGTCATCGACTGTGCATTTGTGAAGCTGCGAGCCTATAATCCTCGCACTGCTATTGAATCACTGGTGGTGACTCCCATCTCCAAGGCTTCAGCCAGCCAGAGGGCCGGGAGAGCCGGACGAAACCGGCCTGGGAAATGCTTTAGACTGTACACAGGTATGTGTGGGTTTACAAGAAATAGAAGTATGATAAGTGTCGTAGAGTGTTGTCAGTGAGAGGAATTGTTCATTGTAAACCTTTATGGCAAAGTGCTGTACTTGGTtatcctcctccctctgcactctttgcctgttttttttctgtcactctttgtctttctctcgcTGCGTTTCTTATTACCTCTGTTCCTTTCTTCAGAGGAGGACTTTGAGAAACTGCCTGCCTCCACTGTGCCAGAGATGCAGCGCACCAATTTGGCCCCTGTCATCCTGCAGCTCAAAGCATTAGGCATTGACAACGTGCTGCGCTTCTCCTTCCTTTCAGTAAGTAGCTCACTTTGCATCCACAGGGTGGCTGTGCTGTGTTCATCCACTGTGAAAGAAAgtgtacttttacattttaattagaAAGAATAGCCTCTGGCCTCTGGGATAAAAATGCATAGAAACCATAAAATGAATGCAGTCATTTTCTGCTTGTGCTTTTAAAGATGTAATGACAAGACTTAGTACACCAGATTGTCACTTTATTCTGTCTTTTAGAGtaaatattgttgttattattagaCTTAAAAtgagttttcatgttttataatttcACAGCCTCCTCCAGCTCAGACCATGGTTCAAGCTCTGGAACTGCTTTATGCTCTGGGAGGTAAGAAACAAGGGGGTCAGCAGGGTGGCAAAGTAAGCAAGGAAACTGTCCTTCAACTGCCAGACTAGCATTCAAAATTATGTATCCGCAAGCATCTACAAGCTAAGGTGACACAGAAATCTCAATCAGCTGCGTGTCTGTTGGCAGGTCTGGACCATTACGGCCGTCTGACTGATCCCATGGGTGTGCGGATGGCAGAGTTTCCTCTCAGCCCCATGTTTGCCAAGATGCTCCTAGAGTCTGGAAACTTTGGCTGCTCCAAAGAGATTGTTACCATAGCAGCAATGATGCAGATTCAGAATATATTTGTCGTGCCACCCAATCAGAAGAAAGCTGCCGTAAGTGAAAAGAGGCTTTCAAAAGGAACGTGTTGTATATTTGCTAGAAATGCTTTGTCAGCGTAACAATTATCCCGTTTTTGCTATCTCACCCTGCAGGTCCGTGAGCACAGGAAATTTGCAGTTGCTGAGGGAGACCACCTCACAATGCTGAATGTGTATGAA
This window of the Thunnus albacares chromosome 5, fThuAlb1.1, whole genome shotgun sequence genome carries:
- the dhx35 gene encoding probable ATP-dependent RNA helicase DHX35; amino-acid sequence: MAAPLSTMKFWKPGSEAPGISEERELNTETTGSPIIFNPHTALSIEKQRQKLPVFKHRNNILYLLESYQTVVIVGETGCGKTTQIPQYLLEAGWAAEGKVIGVTQPRRVAAISVANRVAEERGALLGHEVGYTIRFDDCSDPHATRIKFLTDGMLVREMMADPLLKKYSVLMLDEAHERTLYTDIAIGLLKKIQKKRRDLRLIVASATLDAKKFHEFFNLNESGDPNKDTCGILTVEGRTFPVDVFYTVSPVPDYVKATVETVLKIHETEDDGDVLAFLTGQEEVEKVVSLLQEQARSLSRYGMKKHLRILPMYSGLPYAEQMKVFERTPSSVRKVVVATNIAETSITINGVVFVIDCAFVKLRAYNPRTAIESLVVTPISKASASQRAGRAGRNRPGKCFRLYTEEDFEKLPASTVPEMQRTNLAPVILQLKALGIDNVLRFSFLSPPPAQTMVQALELLYALGGLDHYGRLTDPMGVRMAEFPLSPMFAKMLLESGNFGCSKEIVTIAAMMQIQNIFVVPPNQKKAAVREHRKFAVAEGDHLTMLNVYEAFIKHQKSSQWCQEHFLNYKGLLRTVTVREQLRRLMNKFKVPRTSSEGDPDVILKCIVSGFFANAARIHHSGSYRTLRDDRELHIHPNSVLFGEKPPKWVVFNEVVQTSKYYMRDVTAVESSWLVELAPHFYKQAKHGSLASKRSRVL